The genomic DNA TGTCGGCTATGAAGAAGGCGGCGTTCTGACGGAAGCCGTTCGGCGCAGGCCCTATCAGGTGATCCTGTTCGACGAGATCGAAAAGGCGCATCCGGATGTGTTCAACGTGCTGTTGCAGGTGCTGGACGACGGACGCCTGACCGACGGACAGGGCCGCACGGTCGATTTCCGCAATACGGTCATCATCATGACCTCGAACCTCGGTGCTGAATATCTCGTCAATCTTGGCGAGAAGGACGATGTCGAGTCGGTTCGTGAGGAAGTAATGGGCGTGGTGCGGGCTGCCTTCCGTCCGGAATTTCTGAACCGTGTCGATGAAATCATCCTGTTCCACCGGCTGCGCCGTGAAGACATGGGTGCGATTGTCGATATCCAGATGCAGCGTCTCCAGATGCTTCTGACCGATCGCAAGATCGTGCTGCAGCTGGAAGAAGATGCACGCGAATGGCTGGCCAACAAGGGTTACGACCCGGCCTATGGTGCACGTCCGTTGAAGCGCGTCATTCAGAAAGAAGTTCAGGATCCGCTCGCCGAGCGCATCCTACTGGGCGACATTCTGGATGGTTCCATCGTCAAGATTACCGCCGGTTCGGACAGGCTCAATTTCCATCCGATTCGTGGTGCGCTTGAGGATGAAGGCCAGAAGATCGACGAGAACGCCTGAACGTTCAAGAGTTGAGGTCATTGGGCGCCGCAACCGGATAGGTTGCGGCGCCATTTTCATGTCTGGCGTGACAAGTTTTCCAGCTTTCCTTCGATGTTGGCCATTTTCATGTCCAGTTCATCTGGCATCTGCTTTATCAGCTAATCAGTTGTTAACCATATTCGCGGCATCCATGGTCTCTCGATCACCCAGGGCATTCTTCATGGCGCATTACACACGCATGCTTCGTTTCGCTTTGTTTGCTTCCGTCGCGGTAACTGCCGTCAACGGTACAGCGCGCGCGGGGGAAGGCAGTTCTGCAGTGGCTACCGAACGCCCGGTACAGCTTGCACAGCTTTATGATCCGGGTGAAGAAATCTATCATGATCGCCGGGTACGGGTCTTTATCGACCAGTATGGCCGCCGCGTTACCATGGATCGTCGCGGGCGTATTCTCAGTGTCGAGGACGCCAATAATTATGACCCGAACGCTTATGACCGTCGGGTTCGCCGCGCACCGCAGCCAGACGACAATTGGACGCTCGATGGTCCAGTCGACGGTGGGGCTCCCTATGACGGTTTCGGCAACGTGCCCGAAGATCCGAACTATTACCCGGACGCTCCGGCAGCACCGCAATATGGCGGCAACCGTGATGGACAGGTGCAACGGTCGGAACTGCCTCCGGCAGGCGATCAATATCCTGACAATACAAGCACCAATTCAGCCAGTGCCAATCCCGGTTATGATGGCCAGCAGGATTATGGCCAGCCGGGTTATGAACAACCAAGGGGTGTTCCCAATCCGAGCGACATGGCTCCGGCAATCGAAATGCCGAAAGGGCAGGGTGCAAAGGAAAAGATCGCAGCCTATCAGATTCTGCTCGACCGCGCCGGTGCATCGCCCGGCGTCATCGACGGTCGTTCGGGCAGCAATGTCGACAAGGCGGCTGCCGCCTATGGCGAGCTGACCGGAAAATCGATCAATCCGACAGACGAAGCGGCGGTCAATGCGGAACTTGAAGCCACAGGTGGCCCAGCCTTCACCGAATACACCATCACCAACGAAGACGTGGGACGGCAATACGTTGCTTCCATCCCGGAAGATTACGCCCACAAGGCGCAGCTTCCGGCGATGGCGTATACCTCGGTCACCGAAATGCTCGGTGAAAAATTTCATATAGACGAGACCTATCTGAAAGAGATCAATCCCGGCGTAAACTTCAATCAGCCGGGTTCGATCGTAAAGATTCCGAACCTCGGCAAGCCTGTCCGGACCAAGGTGGCCCGCATCATCGCCGACAAGGGACGCAAGCAGGTTCGTGGCTATGACGAAGCCGGCAAGCTGGTCGTTGCCTATCCCTCGACCATTGGTTCGTCGGACAATCCGTCACCTTCCGGCGTTGTTCAGGTCGAGCGTATCGCGATCAACCCGAACTACACCTACAATCCGAAGATCAACTTCAAGCAGGGCAATAATGATAAGGTGCTGACCATTCCGCCTGGGCCAAACGGGCCGGTGGGAACAGTCTGGATCGCGCTTTCCAAGCCGACCTACGGCATTCACGGTACGCCCGAGCCATCGAGAATCGGCAAGACGTCAAGCCATGGCTGTGTGCGATTGACCAATTGGGATGCGGAAGAGCTGGCAAAACTGGTGAAAGCTGGCGTAACGGTCGAGTTTACCGAGTAAGCATTCCAGCGAATTCAAAGAGAAAGGCCGGGGCGTTTCCCCCGGCCTTTCTTTTTATCAGCTCTTCGTTGATCCGTTCGAGGCAAGCTTGGTGCCGTTGTCATCACTGTTCAACAGAGTGTCGATGCGATCCCGTTCCTGCTTGAAGGCTTCGAGCTCCTTGCCCGAAAGCGCCTTGTTATCCGGCAGACGAATGCGCAGCGGATCGACCTTGGTGCCGTTCACGATCATTTCGTAGTGAAGATGAGGACCGGTCGAAAGACCCGTCGATCCGACATAACCGATCACCTGTCCCTGCCGCACACGCGCACCGGCGGTAACGCCGCGGGCGATGGCGTTCTGGTGGCTGTAGCTGCTCACATAACCATTGGCATGACGAATCAGGGTCTGGTTGCCATAGCCATTGGTCCAGCCTGCCTTTTCCACGACGCCATTACCGGAAGCGATGATCGGCGTGCCGCGCGGTGCGGCCCAGTCCACGCCGGTATGCATGCGGCTATAGCCAAGGATCGGGTGGCGGCGCATGCCGAACGGTGAGCGGAAGACACCATTGGGAACCGGATTGCGGAGCAGGAACTGTTTCGCGCTTTTGCCGTCGCCGTTGAAGTAGTCGACGCTCCCGTCCGGAGCCTGATAGCGATAGAATTTTCGGGTCGTGCCGCCGAAATTGGCCGAAACATAAAGAAGCTGCGAATCGGCTTCCGGTTTGTCGGGATCGTCCGGCAGCGAGAAGAATGCGTCGATCTGGTCACTCGGCGCAAGCCGTGACTGCAGGTCAACATCGCTTGCGAGCATCTTGACGAGCTGTTCGCGCATCGTCTCCGACATGCCATAAGCGAGCGCGGCCCGGCTGATCCCGTCATAAACACTCGGCAGATTGCCCCGAATGGCCGTCGGCAGGGCATTACCATCAAACGCCGTCTGCAGAAGCGGGGTCTGTTCCGGTTCGTCGGACGGAATATATTGTCCCCTGTCGTTGAGGGCGACCGTCACCAGATGCGTGGTGCGATTATAGATGCTGGCGCGCACGATACGGTCCGTGCCATCCTGCGTCTCGGTGCCGACACGCAAAACGCTGCCTTCCTTGAGGCGCGGCGAGTTCATCAGCTTGGCAAGCGAGTCGGCCATGTTTTCGGCATCGTCGCCGGTATAACCGGCGTCTTCGAGCGCCTGCTTGATATCGGCTGTCTGGCGGAAAGGAATCAGTTCTTCCGAAAAGCCTTCGCCAACCGTCTCGTCATCGCCGCGCTGTGCGACACTGACATTCTCCTGTGTAATCTTCACGCCAAGCGCTGGGCCAAGCGCGAAAGGCGAGTCCGTGCCGCCGAAACGAGCAGGATCGACATAGTGGAGCGATGCAACCTGCACGTCGCCGTCGGTCAGAAGACCACCGGTATCCCGCACAACCTTCTCGACCTCATCCACTGTCAGGTCGCTGGATGCATCGAATGTTGTGCTGTTCATCGGAAAATCGACAACACGCAGACTGACTTCGCTTTCGACCTTGGCGCCGTAAATCTGACCGGCATCGGCAGGCTGCGGTGCCGCAGGTCCTTCCGAAAACACGGTGAGGGCGTTGAAAGCAGGATATTTGCGGCTGGTCGGGTGATCGACGGCGAGAGCCATGCGGACAAATTCGAATGGTCGCGTGCGAATAACTTCGCGTTCACCCACTTTCTGCATCGTCGAAAGATCGAAACGGCGTCGGTCGCGCGCCTTTTGCTGAGAGACAGTGCTGACAAGACGTCCGCCCTTGGTAACAGCGGCTTCGTCGGTCGCACCGGGCATGTCGTTACGGGCAAGGATTTCAGGCGGGGTCGCCAGCTGTTCGCGCCCGTCCAGAGCGGCAAACAATGCAACGCCGATCAGCATGCAGGACGTAACGCCGGTCAGGAAGGTTCCAGCGAGCCAGCGGGCAGAAACTTCACGACGATCTGGTGGCCGCCGCCGTCCGCCTACACTGAGCGGGGGCTCGTCACCCGGATCGAGATTGTTCGGCCCCATCTCTTTCATACTGCTGTAGCCGGTCCTTCTTTATAACTGACCGCACAAAACGTGCTTGAAATCGTTTGTCGGAAAAGCGGACAAACCGCCAATCCGGTATTAAGGTGTCTTCCATTCTGTCGGAAGGCTCCCAAACGGGCATGTGAGTTTTGCCTGCCGAAGAAACGTAAGTCAACGACAAGCCTGCCAGACAACGATTTCCACAATCGCTTGCAAAGTATGGTTCATTGTCGGTTTCAAAAGTTTCGCGGAAATTATTAGGGCAATAAGGCCGGTTTAAGGCCCTCCCAAGTGCGGTTGGTGCAATGAGTGCACTATAATATAAGGCAAATACGTGGAAATCCGACGGCTTGTGGAAAGTTGTCAAAAAAACATCAAAAAACTTCATTGTCGCTGTTGACAGATATGAGGTGTCACCCCTATATACGCCTCCACAACGAGGGCGGCGACGCTGCTAGCGGCAGGTTGGTTCGTCCCTTGGGTTGGTTGAAAGTGTTTGACGGCGACGTTGGGTGTGAGTAGATCGGCGATGTTAGCGGGATGAGAATTCTGTTAATGTTTGGAGAAAAGAATGGCGATTAAGTTTGTGATTTTCTTCAAAAAAATGGGTTGACACACTGAACGGTGTGGACTAGATACCCGGCACCGCTGAGACGGATGCGACTGAGACTTGGGACTTTGAGGGCCGGATGGTTCGAGGGGTTTTGGTTGGGTTGCTGGAGTTGAAAGCGGGTTGAGATTTTCGACGGTTTTAGAGATCGTCTGTTCTTTGATAATTTTATACAGAAGAAAGAGAAACGTGGGCGGCATTGTCTGCGGATGGTTCGAGAGATCGAACTGTCGGAAGAACTTTGGCGGACACGTTTCTTGATAGAACTATGTTACCTGGATGATCGCAAGATTGTCTGGTGTGTAAATATGTTCTCGTCAAATTTGAGCGTGACCAAGGTTTTGAGCATTCTTCAGCGATGGAGGATGTTTGACCAAAATAGCCAATTATCAAATTTTCAACTTGAGAGTTTGATCCTGGCTCAGAACGAACGCTGGCGGCAGGCTTAACACATGCAAGTCGAGCGCCCCGCAAGGGGAGCGGCAGACGGGTGAGTAACGCGTGGGAACGTACCTTTTGCTACGGAATAACTCAGGGAAACTTGTGCTAATACCGTATGTGCCCTTCGGGGGAAAGATTTATCGGCAAAGGATCGGCCCGCGTTGGATTAGCTAGTTGGTGAGGTAAAGGCTCACCAAGGCGACGATCCATAGCTGGTCTGAGAGGATGATCAGCCACACTGGGACTGAGACACGGCCCAGACTCCTACGGGAGGCAGCAGTGGGGAATATTGGACAATGGGCGCAAGCCTGATCCAGCCATGCCGCGTGAGTGATGAAGGCCCTAGGGTTGTAAAGCTCTTTCACCGGTGAAGATAATGACGGTAACCGGAGAAGAAGCCCCGGCTAACTTCGTGCCAGCAGCCGCGGTAATACGAAGGGGGCTAGCGTTGTTCGGATTTACTGGGCGTAAAGCGCACGTAGGCGGACTTTTAAGTCAGGGGTGAAATCCCGGGGCTCAACCCCGGAACTGCCTTTGATACTGGAAGTCTTGAGTATGGTAGAGGTGAGTGGAATTCCGAGTGTAGAGGTGAAATTCGTAGATATTCGGAGGAACACCAGTGGCGAAGGCGGCTCACTGGACCATTACTGACGCTGAGGTGCGAAAGCGTGGGGAGCAAACAGGATTAGATACCCTGGTAGTCCACGCCGTAAACGATGAATGTTAGCCGTTGGGGAGTTTACTCTTCGGTGGCGCAGCTAACGCATTAAACATTCCGCCTGGGGAGTACGGTCGCAAGATTAAAACTCAAAGGAATTGACGGGGGCCCGCACAAGCGGTGGAGCATGTGGTTTAATTCGAAGCAACGCGCAGAACCTTACCAGCCCTTGACATACCGGTCGCGGACACAGAGATGTGTCTTTCAGTTCGGCTGGACCGGATACAGGTGCTGCATGGCTGTCGTCAGCTCGTGTCGTGAGATGTTGGGTTAAGTCCCGCAACGAGCGCAACCCTCGCCCTTAGTTGCCAGCATTTAGTTGGGCACTCTAAGGGGACTGCCGGTGATAAGCCGAGAGGAAGGTGGGGATGACGTCAAGTCCTCATGGCCCTTACGGGCTGGGCTACACACGTGCTACAATGGTGGTGACAGTGGGCAGCGAGCACGCGAGTGTGAGCTAATCTCCAAAAGCCATCTCAGTTCGGATTGCACTCTGCAACTCGAGTGCATGAAGTTGGAATCGCTAGTAATCGCGGATCAGCATGCCGCGGTGAATACGTTCCCGGGCCTTGTACACACCGCCCGTCACACCATGGGAGTTGGTTTTACCCGAAGGCGCTGTGCTAACCGCAAGGAGGCAGGCGACCACGGTAGGGTCAGCGACTGGGGTGAAGTCGTAACAAGGTAGCCGTAGGGGAACCTGCGGCTGGATCACCTCCTTTCTAAGGAAGATCGAGAATAGGAAAGACGCAGTCTTCGGGCTGATGATCCTTCTCCATCTTATTAGAACATAGATCGCAGGCCAGTCAGCCTGACGATCGCTTTGCAGGCGTGCCGCCTTCGTTTCTCTTTCTTCATTGTTGATTGACACTTGTACCGCTCACGAGCCGTATTGCAGCTGCGCTGCTTGGCTCTGCGCGAGCGCGCCGCATGAGCGGCGACGGACTAGCGTCCTGTATTTGGTTCTAACGGTTTGTTTGTTGGTTCTGATACAAGGGCTTGTAGCTCAGTTGGTTAGAGCACACGCTTGATAAGCGTGGGGTCGGAGGTTCAAGTCCTCCCAGGCCCACCAAATTGTGATAAGGGGCCATAGCTCAGCTGGGAGAGCACCTGCTTTGCAAGCAGGGGGTCGTCGGTTCGATCCCGTCTGGCTCCACCATCACTTTTTTGGTGTCGAGTAGGACGGATAGACAGTCAGTCAACAAGAGAAAGAACCAAGTTTGCGGACTTTACGAAGTCTGCGTGTTCTGTATGAAATCGTGAAGAGAAGATGTAATCGGATCAACTATCCAGTTGATGTCGCAATGGTTTGCTCAAACCTTGCATTATGATTGGACGCTAACCGCGCCACCGATTGTATCTCGAGAAGCTGGTCTTTCTGCTGATATGATCAGAGCTTAATGCTTTGATGGATATTGGCAATGAGAGTGATCAAGTGTCTTAAGGGCATTTGGTGGATGCCTTGGCATGCACAGGCGATGAAGGACGTGATACGCTGCGATAAGCGTCGGGGAGGTGCGAATACCCTTTGATCCGACGATTTCCGAATGGGGCAACCCACCTTAGATAGCTAGAAAATCAATTTAGTTGGAGCAACGCTGTTGGGTTTAGGCCCATACAGACCGCTAGGTCGTCGGCCCATGTGGGCCGCCCCCGCGGAGCGCCAGCATCGTAAGATGCGTACGGCGCGTGAGCGAGAACTAAATTAATTTCTAGTTATCGTAATAAGGTATCTACACCTGAATACATAGGGTGTTAGAAGCGAACCTGGGGAACTGAAACATCTAAGTACCCAGAGGAAAGGACATCAAACGAGACTCCGCTAGTAGTGGCGAGCGAACGCGGACCAGGCCAGTGGCAATAGGGAATAAAGTGGAAGAACCTGGAAAGGTTTGCCGAAGTGGGTGATAGCCCCGTACACGTAGAACACCTGTTGTCCTTGAGTAGGGCGGGACACGTGAAATCCTGTCTGAACATGGGTCGACCACGATCCAAGCCTAAGTACTCGTGCATGACCGATAGCGAACCAGTACCGTGAGGGAAAGGTGAAAAGCACCCCGACGAGGGGAGTGAAACAGTACCTGAAACCGGATGCCTACAAACAGTTGGAGCCCAAGGTTCGTCCTGGGTGACAGCGTACCTTTTGTATAATGGGTCAGCGACTTAGTGTATCGAGCAAGCTTAAGCCGGTAGGTGTAGGCGCAGCGAAAGCGAGTCTGAACAGGGCGTTCAGTTCGATGCATTAGACCCGAAACCAAGTGATCTAGCCATGAGCAGGTTGAAGGTACGGTAACACGTACTGGAGGACCGAACCCATATCTGTTGCAATAGATCGGGATGACTTGTGGCTAGGGGTGAAAGGCCAATCAAACTTGGAGATAGCTGGTTCTCCGCGAAATCTATTTAGGTAGAGCGTCCAGCGAATACCCCCGGGGGTAGAGCACTGAATGGGCTATGGGGACTCACCGTCTTACTGATCCTAATCAAACTCCGAATACCGGGGAGTACTACTGGGCAGACACACGGCGGGTGCTAACGTCCGTCGTGGAGAGGGCAACAACCCTGACCACCATCTAAGGTCCCTAAGTTATGGCTAAGTGGGAAAGGATGTGAGGATCCCAAAACAACCAGGATGTTGGCTTAGAAGCAGCCATCATTTAAAGAAAGCGTAACAGCTCACTGGTCTAAATAAGGGTCTTTGCGCCGAAAATGTACCGGGGCTAAAGCCATACACCGAAGCTGTGGATGCACATTTGTGCGTGGTAGCGGAGCGTTCCGTAAGCCTGTGAAGGGACAGTCGTGAGACATCCTGGAGGTATCGGAAGTGAGAATGCTGACATGAGTAACGATAAAGGGAGTGAGAGACTCCCTCGCCGAAAGTCCAAGGGTTCCTGCTTAAAGTTAATCTGAGCAGGGTTAGCCGGCCCCTAAGGCGAGGCCGAAAGGCGTAGTCGATGGGAACCACGTTAATATTCGTGGGCCTGCAGGTAGTGACGGATCGCGTGTGTTGTAAGGTCTTATTGGATTGATCTTGCAGCGAAGCGGTTCCAGGAAATAGCTCCTGCATATAGACCGTACCCTAAACCGACACTGGTGGACTGGTAGAGAATACCAAGGCGCTTGAGAGAACTGCGTTGAAGGAACTCGGCAAAATGCACGCGTAACTTCGGAAGAAGCGTGACCTCCATTTAGGCAACTAGGTGGGGGTGGCACAGACCAGGGGGTAGCGACTGTTTACCAAAAACACAGGGCTCTGCGAAGTCGCAAGACGACGTATAGGGTCTGACGCCTGCCCGGTGCTGGAAGGTTAAGAGGAGATGTGCAAGCATTGAATTGAAGCCCCAGTAAACGGCGGCCGTAACTATAACGGTCCTAAGGTAGCGAAATTCCTTGTCGGGTAAGTTCCGACCTGCACGAATGGCGTAACGACTTCCCCGCTGTCTCCAACGCAGACTCAGTGAAATTGAATTCCCCGTGAAGATGCGGGGTTCCTGCGGTTAGACGGAAAGACCCCGTGCACCTTTACTATAGCTTTACACTGGCATTCGTGTCGGCATGTGTAGGATAGGTGGTAGACTTTGAAGCAGTGGCGCCAGCCATTGTGGAGTCATCCTTGAAATACCACCCTTGCCTATATGGATGTCTAACTGCGGCCCGTTATCCGGGTCCAGGACCGTGTATGGTGGGTAGTTTGACTGGGGCGGTCGCCTCCTAAAGAGTAACGGAGGCGCGCGATGGTAGGCTCAGAACGGTCGGAAATCGTTCGTCGAGTGCAATGGCATAAGCCTGCCTGACTGCAAGACTGACAAGTCGAGCAGAGACGAAAGTCGGTCATAGTGATCCGGTGGTCCCGCGTGGAAGGGCCATCGCTCAACGGATAAAAGGTACGCCGGGGATAACAGGCTGATGACCCCCAAGAGTCCATATCGACGGGGTTGTTTGGCACCTCGATGTCGACTCATCGCATCCTGGGGCTGGAGCAGGTCCCAAGGGTATGGCTGTTCGCCATTTAAAGCGGTACGTGAGTTGGGTTCAGAACGTCGTGAGACAGTTCGGTCCCTATCTGCCGTGGGTGTAGGAATATTGATAGGATCTGTCCCTAGTACGAGAGGACCGGGATGGACGTATCTCTGGTGGACCTGTTGTCGTGCCAACGGCATAGCAGGGTAGCTATATACGGACGGGATAACCGCTGAAGGCATCTAAGCGGGAAACCCACCTAAAAACGAGTATTCCCTATCAGAGCCGTGGAAGACTACCACGTTGATAGGCCGGGTGTGGAAGTGCGGCAACGCATGTAGCTTACCGGTACTAATAGCTCGATCGACTTGATCACTCCCATTTACAATATCCATCAAGCGTAGCTTGATGAAAACTTTGCCCCTCACGCCTTATTCACTTCGTGAATGGCTCCGGGTGGGCGGCGCAAAGGCGCCGGCACACAGTCGTGTGCTTATTGTTTATCAGCGTTTATCGCTGATTTATCTGCACGAAAGACAACCAGCTTCTCAAATTTGTGTTCTTCGCCGACCTGGTGGTTATGGCGGAGCGGCTGCACCCGATCCCATTCCGAACTCGGCCGTGAAACGCTCCAGCGCCAATGGTACTTTGTCTTAAGACACGGGAGAGTAGGTCGCTGCCAGGTCTGCCAAGAACACAAATCAAACTATCTTCTCAAATACATACAAAACACCCATAGCGCGGGGTGGAGCAGCCCGGTAGCTCGTCAGGCTCATAACCTGAAGGCCGCAGGTTCAAATCCTGCCCCCGCAACCAAATTCCCACGAAAATACATAAATCTCTCGATCATATCCGATGTTCGTATCTTTGCGAGCTGGCTCCTTCTTCTCGCAGAAGACCGTTCGACCTAATATCGATGCACGGAAGCGAGTTCTATACGCACGCACCGCAGCGCGCTCATAACCCCAAGGGTGGGCAGCAAAAAGAAACGATCCAGCGTAACAATCCCCCGACAACGCAACCAGGCACCAGCCAAAAACCAAATCAAAACCCGCCGCAACGCGGGCTTTTTTTTGACCAAAGCAGCCTAGGCAGCTGCAAAACCTCCCCGTCCCAACCATAACGACAAACTGATCTGCTTAAGCTATCAAACAGCCTCGTTATCAAAGGAAGACAATCGTGAACCTCGATCGCTCCGCGCTGGCTGATCTCAACATATTCGTGACAATCGTACGCCGCAAAAGCATGAAAATGGCTGCAATCGAGCTCGGCGTAACAACCTCAGCTATCAGTCATCGTATGAAAAATCGAGTGTGTCCGGAAGCCTGGCTCCCAATGCCCACTAAGTGAGGGACTTATTCATATTGATACCCGTCACATGAAATCCCGTTGCATCATAAACATGCCTGGCACGCGCGTTGTCAGCGGCGACGCGGAGCTTGATTTGCTGAAAGCCTTGACGCTTTAAGTCGACCTCCAGGGTTGTTAAGGCCAGCTTGCCGTATCCCTTCCCCTGTAAAGAGGGAAAGATGTAAAAGTCCATAATGAATGCTACCTGTTTCGCTGGATCCTGTTTGTACCAGAGATAGCCGAGAAGCTTTTCCGGACTGCAGGCAGGGTCGATCAAACACAGCAAGATCTGGTCAGTCGTATTGACACCGTCGGGCAAGTCCGAAGCCATTTCTCGTTTTACCTGATCAAGAGCGGCTACGTCGGAAAGACGATAACTTGATGCAACCTCCGCTGCGTAGTCAGGAATGAAATAGCCGAGATAAGTCGGGAACTCATCCTCTCGCATAGGTCTTAGTTGGAGCATGAAGGATTCCTTTCGTCGTACAGACGGGGATCGTGTCACGCCCCGTGCCCTTGCAGGTGAAGCTTGTGAAACAATAACCCAACCAGCCTATCGTTTGTGTAGCCTTGACGGAGCGTGAACTGTATGCGGTCCATCGGTTGAACAGGAACTTTACGTCCCGGGCTCGACTTCCACCACAAGCGGAGCATTGGGAGCAAGCGCATTGCTCGATGGGGCGGCTTCTGTCGATTGCGATACACAAGCCGCTTCCCCTTGAAGTTCGTGGGCGTCGATATGCATCGATGAGTTCTTTTTCCATCCGCCGTGAAAATAAAGGACCGTCGCCATCAGCAGGGTTGATACCATTGCAGCTGGAAAACTCAGCCAGAGCGCATCGGAACCAAACTGTTCACGCAGACCAATGGCGACACCGAGACGCACCGGGTACATGGATACGAAGAGAATGATGAGCGGCCAGATAACCTGGCCGTTTGCTCTTACAGTTCCGAAAAGAACCATCGATACGCCGAAGGCGATGAAGCCCCAGGTCGCGATCTGCCCGATGTGCTGGCCTATCGCGATTGCCGGACTGTCCGCGCCGAGAAATATCTGCATGGCCTGTCGATCCGCGAGAAGCAGCAGCACAACCAGGGCTCCCGTCATCAGAACTGCATAAATCGCCCCTATACGCGTTATCGAACTCACGCGATCCCATTTTCCCGCACCGATATTCTGGGCAGCCATGGCGCTGACAGCAGCGCCAAGCGCCATTGCCGGCATCTGCACATAAGTCCAGAGCTGCTGCGTAGCGCCGAAGGCGGCTGTCGTATCGACCCCCTCCTGATTGACCAGCCGCATCATGGTCAGCATCGAACTGGAAACCACAATCATCTGGACGCCCATTGGCAGTCCTTTGGTGAAGATCAGCTGCAGT from Brucella anthropi ATCC 49188 includes the following:
- a CDS encoding L,D-transpeptidase; translation: MAHYTRMLRFALFASVAVTAVNGTARAGEGSSAVATERPVQLAQLYDPGEEIYHDRRVRVFIDQYGRRVTMDRRGRILSVEDANNYDPNAYDRRVRRAPQPDDNWTLDGPVDGGAPYDGFGNVPEDPNYYPDAPAAPQYGGNRDGQVQRSELPPAGDQYPDNTSTNSASANPGYDGQQDYGQPGYEQPRGVPNPSDMAPAIEMPKGQGAKEKIAAYQILLDRAGASPGVIDGRSGSNVDKAAAAYGELTGKSINPTDEAAVNAELEATGGPAFTEYTITNEDVGRQYVASIPEDYAHKAQLPAMAYTSVTEMLGEKFHIDETYLKEINPGVNFNQPGSIVKIPNLGKPVRTKVARIIADKGRKQVRGYDEAGKLVVAYPSTIGSSDNPSPSGVVQVERIAINPNYTYNPKINFKQGNNDKVLTIPPGPNGPVGTVWIALSKPTYGIHGTPEPSRIGKTSSHGCVRLTNWDAEELAKLVKAGVTVEFTE
- a CDS encoding M23 family metallopeptidase; protein product: MKEMGPNNLDPGDEPPLSVGGRRRPPDRREVSARWLAGTFLTGVTSCMLIGVALFAALDGREQLATPPEILARNDMPGATDEAAVTKGGRLVSTVSQQKARDRRRFDLSTMQKVGEREVIRTRPFEFVRMALAVDHPTSRKYPAFNALTVFSEGPAAPQPADAGQIYGAKVESEVSLRVVDFPMNSTTFDASSDLTVDEVEKVVRDTGGLLTDGDVQVASLHYVDPARFGGTDSPFALGPALGVKITQENVSVAQRGDDETVGEGFSEELIPFRQTADIKQALEDAGYTGDDAENMADSLAKLMNSPRLKEGSVLRVGTETQDGTDRIVRASIYNRTTHLVTVALNDRGQYIPSDEPEQTPLLQTAFDGNALPTAIRGNLPSVYDGISRAALAYGMSETMREQLVKMLASDVDLQSRLAPSDQIDAFFSLPDDPDKPEADSQLLYVSANFGGTTRKFYRYQAPDGSVDYFNGDGKSAKQFLLRNPVPNGVFRSPFGMRRHPILGYSRMHTGVDWAAPRGTPIIASGNGVVEKAGWTNGYGNQTLIRHANGYVSSYSHQNAIARGVTAGARVRQGQVIGYVGSTGLSTGPHLHYEMIVNGTKVDPLRIRLPDNKALSGKELEAFKQERDRIDTLLNSDDNGTKLASNGSTKS
- a CDS encoding helix-turn-helix domain-containing protein — translated: MNLDRSALADLNIFVTIVRRKSMKMAAIELGVTTSAISHRMKNRVCPEAWLPMPTK
- a CDS encoding GNAT family N-acetyltransferase, whose protein sequence is MLQLRPMREDEFPTYLGYFIPDYAAEVASSYRLSDVAALDQVKREMASDLPDGVNTTDQILLCLIDPACSPEKLLGYLWYKQDPAKQVAFIMDFYIFPSLQGKGYGKLALTTLEVDLKRQGFQQIKLRVAADNARARHVYDATGFHVTGINMNKSLT
- a CDS encoding MATE family efflux transporter; translation: MKQGIDLTTAPINQALLLFALPTLGSSILQSANGSIDTIWIGQLLGENALAATTNGNLVMFLLTAFVFGFGMASTILIGQAFGRRDVETARAIAGTTVGTFVPLSIVVAIIGWLLAPKVLDLLGTPEAIEPLARAFLQVTFLAMPAILMQTTLMMALRGSGDAMTPLIFMGMAVLLDIALNPLFILGWGPLPALGIAGSALATAAANYISLAAMLYYIYYRDLPLRLRGEELWLLVPDRELLQLIFTKGLPMGVQMIVVSSSMLTMMRLVNQEGVDTTAAFGATQQLWTYVQMPAMALGAAVSAMAAQNIGAGKWDRVSSITRIGAIYAVLMTGALVVLLLLADRQAMQIFLGADSPAIAIGQHIGQIATWGFIAFGVSMVLFGTVRANGQVIWPLIILFVSMYPVRLGVAIGLREQFGSDALWLSFPAAMVSTLLMATVLYFHGGWKKNSSMHIDAHELQGEAACVSQSTEAAPSSNALAPNAPLVVEVEPGT